The following proteins are co-located in the Diorhabda carinulata isolate Delta chromosome 4, icDioCari1.1, whole genome shotgun sequence genome:
- the LOC130892489 gene encoding uncharacterized protein LOC130892489 — translation MENGADNFSNTKRTWYGGRYISPSIIQVLQSYERIIEKLSRSEEIETGKRCYNSCCYRKCKQETARFITLVDACLSTPNLMTKEEEKFSFISESNKNMKTTDFENICSDRPYTNCDPTCPNFQISDREPTNLSRECSVENKVALIPDDIKRTCKDININIEVKLKKKKKKQQKKNPKCECKKKRDEKIEQLPECNIKSIKKRKCMCVASEPITIIDLQPQKKEKFKFLKIFNFCKKEKESGANTTDKNIFVHTSKPLKDNELENIIGEKPMTYTERKCSENEDDISVFKIKDALMRRQITDIDNYPKRASQDQNNSQNYKKNRIDDPYAKINNSQQEKITVQVFPSETNRKISVIRMSKGSEQPRSISENDNKQDKLQIKHVDSRFVNRRRLSNPIITESSPRHENTEENIIQLSKRSRKSSDSRINRLKLEIEQKPIFYYDRIGDWLISPIIPTNMFFKIFNHTLFHTDCCSYYLYIRIISNCLNKSNDGVKSDFNYKNYYVRFDGGYRGIPKRLRIQHIYRVNVNQNKYLVNKGRLKISYNAFLYFIVVFFHILYLIILVYFIFF, via the exons atggaaaatggcGCCGATAATTTTTCGAATACCAAAAGAACTTGGTATGGAGGTCGTTATATTTCTCCTAGTATAATACAGGTACTGCAATCTTATGAAagaataatcgaaaaattatcaCGTTCTGAAGAAATTGAAACTGGTAAACGTTGTTACAATAGTTGCTGTTATCGAAAATGTAAGCAAGAAACTGCGAGATTTATAACTTTAGTTGACGCATGTTTATCTACTCCAAACTTGATGacgaaagaagaagaaaaattttcttttatttctgaatcaaataaaaatatgaaaacaaccgattttgaaaatatatgttcCGATAGACCGTATACAAACTGCGATCCGACGTGCcctaattttcaaatttcagatCGCGAACCTACGAATTTATCACGAGAATGTTCAGTTGAAAATAAAGTAGCACTAATACCGGACGACATAAAAAGAACTTgtaaagatataaatataaatatcgaaGTGAAActtaagaagaaaaagaaaaaacaacaaaaaaagaatcCGAAATGtgaatgtaagaaaaaaagAGATGAGAAAATCGAACAGTTGCCAGAGTGTAATattaaatcgattaaaaaaagaaaatgcaTGTGCGTCGCGTCTGAACCTATCACAATAATAGATTTACAACCgcagaaaaaagaaaaattcaaatttttaaaaattttcaatttctgtaaaaaagaaaaagaaagcgGCGCCAATACAacagataaaaacattttcgtACACACATCGAAACCGTTAAAAGACAACGAACTCGAAAATATAATCGGCGAAAAACCGATGACGTATACCGAACGAAAATGTTCCGAAAACGAAGATGACATATcggtttttaaaataaaagacgCCCTAATGCGTCGCCAAATTACTGATATcgataattatccaaaaagagCTTCGCAGGATCAGaataattctcaaaattataagaaaaatcgaATCGACGATCCTTATGCGAAAATCAATAATAgccaacaagaaaaaatcacagTACAAGTTTTTCCTTCGGAAACTAATCGGAAAATATCAGTAATACGAATGTCGAAAGGATCCGAACAACCTCGATCGATATCAGAAAATGATAACAAGCAAGATAAACTGCAAATCAAACACGTCGATTCTCGTTTCGTAAACAGACGTCGCTTATCAAACCCCATTATAACCGAGTCTTCTCCGAGGCATGAAAATACTGAAGAAAACATTATTCAGTTGTCGAAACGTTCTAGAAAAAGTAGCGATTCGAG gaTTAACCGATTGAAGCTAGAAATCgaacaaaaaccaattttttattacgaTCGTATCGGTGATTGGTTAATATCTCCGATAATTCCAACtaatatgtttttcaaaattttcaaccatACTTTGTTTCATACAGACTGCTGTTCTTATTATCTTTATATAagaataatttcgaattgtttaaacaaatcaAACGATGGAGTAAAATCagatttcaattataaaaattattatgttcGTTTCGATGGAGGATACCGAGGTATACCGAAAAGATTACGAATTCAACATATATATCGTGTAAACgtcaatcaaaataaatatctagTTAACAAGGGTAGGTTGAAAATATCTTACAAcgcttttctatattttatagttgtgttttttcatattttgtatctAATCATACtcgtatatttcatatttttctaa